One Photobacterium sp. TY1-4 genomic window carries:
- a CDS encoding diacylglycerol kinase: MQQEILVKRTGIRRVLYTFVHSYNGFKWLCTHETAFQQELLLFLPLTVFAFWLDLPALHTLLLLLSMLFVLFAEMVNTAIEAVVDRISLEYHPLSGIAKNIGSALVMFSFIGLCLVWGVVLWIR, encoded by the coding sequence ATGCAACAAGAAATTCTCGTCAAACGGACTGGCATTCGTCGTGTCCTGTACACTTTTGTCCATAGTTATAACGGTTTTAAGTGGCTGTGTACCCACGAAACCGCATTTCAGCAAGAACTGCTGCTATTCCTGCCGCTGACCGTGTTCGCCTTCTGGCTCGATCTGCCCGCACTGCATACCTTGTTGCTGCTACTCTCCATGCTGTTTGTTCTGTTCGCCGAGATGGTCAATACCGCCATTGAAGCGGTGGTCGATCGCATCAGTCTGGAATACCACCCGCTGTCCGGCATTGCCAAAAATATCGGCTCTGCGTTAGTGATGTTCAGTTTCATCGGCCTGTGCCTGGTGTGGGGAGTTGTCCTGTGGATCAGGTAA
- a CDS encoding LysR family transcriptional regulator: MMIEDLKVVLKVAEFRSITAAANSLGIRTATASAAVKRVEQSLGGELFVRTTRQLRLSTAGEKYLPQCEQALQMLEQARQNIRADQGTIEGELRIAVSSDLGRNCLLPWVDEFMTEHPGLSLRVNISDSNIDFYRDSVDMALRYGSPSDAGLYGFQICHVPTLLCATPAYLAQQGQPKHPQDLVSHNGLFYQLQDIPHDTWTFTRDDQQFKIKMSGDRVSNDGDLVRRWCVAGKGIAVKSCLDMADDLLSGRVVNVMSQFRPRVTELWLICPSRQSITPAMRLLRDHLQRKCAERLNALVEAKILPQDFQA, from the coding sequence ATGATGATTGAAGATCTGAAAGTCGTGCTCAAGGTGGCCGAGTTTCGCAGTATTACCGCTGCAGCGAACAGCTTAGGCATTCGCACCGCAACCGCCAGCGCCGCAGTCAAACGCGTCGAGCAGTCCCTTGGGGGAGAGCTATTTGTGCGCACCACGCGACAGCTCAGATTATCGACTGCCGGAGAAAAGTATCTCCCGCAATGTGAGCAGGCATTGCAGATGCTGGAGCAGGCACGGCAAAACATCCGCGCCGATCAGGGAACGATCGAAGGCGAACTGCGTATTGCCGTTTCGTCGGACCTGGGCCGCAATTGCCTGCTCCCCTGGGTCGATGAGTTTATGACGGAGCACCCGGGGCTGAGCCTGCGGGTGAATATCAGCGACAGCAATATTGATTTCTACCGCGATTCCGTGGATATGGCACTGCGCTACGGCTCGCCGAGCGATGCCGGTCTGTATGGCTTTCAGATCTGCCATGTCCCGACCTTGCTGTGTGCCACCCCGGCTTATCTGGCGCAACAGGGTCAACCGAAGCATCCCCAGGATCTGGTGTCGCATAACGGCCTGTTCTATCAACTGCAGGATATTCCCCACGATACCTGGACATTTACCCGCGATGATCAGCAATTCAAAATCAAAATGAGCGGCGATCGGGTGTCGAATGACGGCGATTTGGTGCGGCGCTGGTGTGTGGCGGGGAAAGGCATTGCCGTGAAATCCTGCCTCGATATGGCGGATGATTTGCTGTCCGGGCGTGTAGTCAACGTCATGTCGCAGTTCCGGCCGCGAGTCACCGAACTGTGGTTGATCTGCCCGAGTCGACAGTCGATCACCCCGGCGATGCGGTTGCTCAGGGATCACTTGCAGCGCAAATGTGCCGAACGCCTCAACGCCCTGGTCGAAGCAAAGATCCTGCCACAAGACTTCCAGGCATAA
- a CDS encoding zinc-binding alcohol dehydrogenase family protein: MKAIGYTKARPITDNDALVDIELPQPIANGRDLLVKVKAVAVNPVDYKIRQNVSPTVGEYKVIGWDAVGEVVATGEDVTLFQPGDQVYYAGDLTRSGSNAEYQLVDERIVGHKPNSLSDAEAAALPLTTITAWELLFDHFNLPQRSPEADAATDDVILVVGAAGGVGSILIQLAKTLTGATVIATASREASRDWVKSLGADQVVDHTQPLKPQIDALIAAGKVSPVTHIASLNATQQYFDSYADLLVPFGKIAMIDDPDALNVMKLKSKSLSLHIEFMFARAMHQAADLDAQHTLLERVAALVDQGYIRTTAGKHLGVINAENLKAAHAELESGRAVGKIVLEGF; the protein is encoded by the coding sequence ATGAAAGCAATTGGATACACGAAAGCACGCCCGATCACCGACAACGATGCCCTGGTTGATATTGAGCTTCCTCAGCCGATTGCCAACGGCCGGGATCTACTGGTGAAGGTAAAGGCCGTGGCGGTGAATCCGGTGGATTATAAGATCCGCCAGAACGTCTCGCCAACGGTAGGGGAGTACAAGGTGATTGGCTGGGATGCCGTAGGTGAAGTGGTCGCGACGGGGGAGGACGTCACCTTGTTTCAACCGGGCGATCAGGTCTATTATGCCGGGGATCTGACCCGCTCGGGCAGCAATGCCGAATATCAGCTGGTCGATGAGCGGATTGTCGGCCATAAACCGAACAGTCTCTCTGATGCCGAAGCGGCGGCATTACCGCTGACAACGATTACAGCCTGGGAGTTGTTGTTTGATCACTTCAATCTGCCGCAGCGCTCACCAGAGGCCGATGCTGCAACGGATGACGTGATTCTGGTGGTTGGTGCCGCAGGCGGGGTGGGCTCGATCCTGATCCAGCTGGCAAAAACCCTGACTGGTGCGACGGTGATCGCGACGGCTTCGCGCGAGGCATCCCGGGACTGGGTGAAAAGCCTTGGCGCTGATCAGGTGGTGGATCATACCCAGCCGCTCAAGCCGCAAATTGATGCGCTGATTGCGGCAGGGAAGGTCAGTCCGGTGACGCATATTGCCAGCCTCAATGCCACGCAGCAGTATTTTGACAGCTACGCTGATTTGCTGGTGCCGTTCGGCAAAATTGCCATGATTGATGATCCGGACGCACTCAACGTGATGAAACTGAAATCCAAGAGTCTGTCGCTGCATATCGAGTTTATGTTTGCCCGCGCCATGCATCAGGCGGCGGATCTGGACGCTCAACACACACTGCTTGAGCGCGTCGCGGCGCTGGTAGATCAGGGGTATATCCGGACCACCGCCGGGAAGCATCTCGGTGTGATTAATGCCGAGAATTTGAAAGCCGCGCATGCCGAGCTGGAATCTGGTCGTGCCGTTGGAAAGATTGTTCTGGAAGGCTTTTGA
- the cyoA gene encoding ubiquinol oxidase subunit II, giving the protein MEASRYKNILSRVGLFSAILMLSGCESALLDPKGIIGVQEKELIITALLLMLIVVIPVILMTIYFAYKYRSDNTQEEYAPEWAHSTKIEVVVWTVPIIIIAILGVITWRSTHALEPSKPLVSDVKPVEIQVVSLDWKWLFIYPEQNIATVNYVAFPKDVPVNFKITSDNIMNSFFIPRLGSQIYAMPGMVTRLHLMANHAGEYKGIAASYSGEGFSHMKFKAVALDERASFNQWVEQVKAAPQQLHDFSDYEALAEPSIDVPVTFYSKVPHSLFSDVVMQFEGGMHSQMSEEGHMGNGHMSNNHPSNNHSGHHAMEQAQMDKAEHEG; this is encoded by the coding sequence ATGGAAGCCTCAAGATATAAGAACATCTTGTCGAGGGTGGGGTTGTTTAGTGCAATTTTAATGCTCTCCGGGTGTGAATCTGCACTGTTGGATCCCAAGGGGATTATCGGTGTTCAGGAGAAAGAGCTGATCATTACAGCTTTGCTTCTGATGCTGATTGTCGTGATCCCGGTGATCCTGATGACAATCTACTTCGCTTACAAATACCGCTCTGATAATACCCAGGAAGAATATGCGCCTGAATGGGCTCATTCGACCAAGATTGAAGTGGTGGTCTGGACAGTTCCAATCATCATTATCGCCATTCTGGGCGTGATCACCTGGCGTTCAACGCACGCACTGGAGCCGTCGAAGCCGCTGGTGAGTGACGTGAAGCCGGTGGAAATCCAGGTGGTGTCTCTGGACTGGAAGTGGCTGTTCATCTATCCGGAGCAAAACATTGCGACCGTGAACTATGTTGCCTTCCCGAAAGATGTGCCGGTGAACTTCAAGATCACCTCGGACAACATCATGAACTCCTTCTTTATTCCCCGTTTAGGCAGTCAGATCTACGCCATGCCGGGCATGGTAACGCGCCTGCACCTGATGGCGAACCACGCCGGTGAGTACAAAGGCATCGCGGCCAGCTACAGCGGCGAAGGTTTTTCGCACATGAAGTTCAAGGCCGTGGCTCTGGACGAGCGCGCCAGCTTCAACCAGTGGGTTGAGCAGGTGAAAGCCGCGCCACAGCAGCTGCATGATTTCAGTGATTATGAAGCGCTGGCGGAGCCGAGCATTGATGTTCCGGTGACGTTCTACTCGAAAGTACCGCACTCCCTGTTCTCCGATGTTGTGATGCAGTTCGAAGGCGGAATGCACTCGCAAATGTCGGAAGAAGGTCACATGGGCAATGGCCATATGAGCAACAACCATCCGAGTAATAACCATTCAGGTCATCACGCGATGGAACAAGCTCAGATGGACAAGGCTGAACACGAAGGTTAA
- the cyoB gene encoding cytochrome o ubiquinol oxidase subunit I, which translates to MFGRLTLESIPYHEPIIMVTLGVIALVGLAVVAMITRAGKWQYLWNEWFTSVDHKKIGFMYIAVAMIMLLRGFADAVMMRSQQLFSAAGEAGYLPPHHYDQIFTAHGVIMIFFVAMPLIIGLMNIIVPLQIGARDVAFPFLNNLSFWLFVVGVILTNMSLAVGEFGRTGWLAYPPLSGIDASPGVGVDYWIWALQISGVGTTLSGVNFFTTILRMRTPSMPLMKMPVFTWASLCSNILIIISFPILTVTIALLTLDRYVGTHFFTNDMGGNMMMYVNLIWAWGHPEVYILVLPVFGVFSEVTATFARKKLFGYTSLVWATIVITVLAFVVWLHHFFTMGGGANVNAFFGIATMIISIPTGVKIFNWLFTMYKGRITFTTPMLWTIGFLISFTIGGMTGVLMAVPGADFVLHNSVFLIAHFHNVIIGGVVFGCFAGMAYWFPKMTGFTLNEAWGKRAFWCWIIGFILAFVPLYALGFMGMTRRLSQDINPEFFPLLAVAACGTAIIAAGVLCQFIQIFVSIRDRHQNADLSGDPWDGRTLEWATSSPPAFYNFAVLPKGDELDAFWYQKERGEHNKDQEADYQPIHMPKNTPTGMYVSAWSLVFGFAMIWYIWWLAAIGFVGMIVTCIRHSFNEDVDYYVTVEEIKAIEAERQAKLKQAKGQVTSGNEDNDDDLEVTYAN; encoded by the coding sequence ATGTTTGGAAGACTAACACTAGAGTCCATTCCTTATCATGAGCCCATCATTATGGTGACGCTTGGGGTGATTGCGCTGGTCGGTCTCGCGGTTGTCGCGATGATCACCCGTGCTGGGAAATGGCAATACCTCTGGAATGAGTGGTTTACTTCGGTCGATCACAAGAAAATTGGTTTTATGTACATCGCTGTGGCGATGATTATGCTGCTGCGTGGCTTTGCCGATGCGGTGATGATGCGAAGCCAGCAGTTGTTTTCTGCTGCGGGCGAAGCCGGTTACCTGCCGCCGCATCACTACGATCAGATCTTTACCGCCCACGGCGTGATTATGATCTTCTTCGTGGCGATGCCGCTGATCATCGGCCTGATGAACATCATCGTGCCACTGCAGATTGGTGCGCGCGACGTGGCGTTCCCGTTCCTGAACAACCTGAGCTTCTGGCTGTTTGTGGTCGGTGTGATCCTGACCAACATGTCACTGGCGGTAGGTGAGTTCGGTCGTACCGGTTGGCTGGCATATCCGCCGCTGTCGGGGATTGACGCCAGTCCGGGCGTCGGGGTCGACTACTGGATCTGGGCGCTGCAGATCTCCGGGGTGGGGACCACGCTGTCGGGTGTGAACTTCTTCACCACCATCTTGCGCATGCGTACCCCGTCGATGCCACTGATGAAGATGCCGGTCTTTACCTGGGCGTCGCTGTGCTCGAACATCCTGATCATTATCTCGTTCCCGATCCTGACCGTGACTATCGCGCTCTTGACGCTGGACCGTTACGTTGGCACCCACTTCTTCACCAATGACATGGGTGGCAACATGATGATGTATGTCAACCTGATTTGGGCCTGGGGTCACCCGGAAGTGTACATTCTGGTGCTGCCGGTCTTCGGTGTGTTCTCAGAAGTAACGGCCACGTTCGCGCGCAAGAAGCTGTTCGGTTACACCTCGCTGGTTTGGGCAACGATTGTGATCACCGTGCTGGCCTTCGTCGTTTGGCTGCACCACTTCTTTACCATGGGCGGCGGCGCGAATGTGAACGCCTTCTTTGGCATTGCCACCATGATTATCTCGATCCCGACCGGGGTGAAGATCTTCAACTGGCTGTTCACCATGTACAAAGGCCGCATTACGTTCACCACGCCAATGCTGTGGACCATCGGCTTTTTGATCTCCTTCACGATTGGCGGGATGACCGGTGTTCTGATGGCGGTTCCGGGTGCGGACTTCGTCCTGCATAACTCGGTCTTCCTGATTGCGCACTTCCATAACGTCATCATCGGTGGTGTAGTCTTCGGCTGTTTTGCCGGTATGGCTTACTGGTTCCCGAAAATGACCGGTTTCACCCTGAACGAAGCCTGGGGTAAGCGTGCCTTCTGGTGCTGGATCATCGGTTTCATTCTGGCCTTCGTACCGCTGTACGCGTTGGGCTTCATGGGCATGACCCGTCGTCTGAGCCAGGATATCAACCCTGAGTTCTTCCCGCTGCTGGCCGTTGCGGCTTGTGGTACGGCGATTATTGCCGCAGGTGTGCTGTGTCAGTTCATTCAGATCTTCGTGAGTATCCGTGACCGTCACCAGAATGCTGATCTGAGCGGTGACCCGTGGGATGGCCGTACCCTGGAGTGGGCAACGTCTTCTCCACCGGCGTTCTACAACTTTGCCGTGCTGCCGAAAGGCGACGAGCTGGATGCGTTCTGGTATCAGAAAGAGCGCGGCGAGCACAACAAAGATCAGGAAGCGGACTATCAGCCAATCCATATGCCGAAGAACACCCCAACCGGGATGTATGTTTCTGCATGGTCTCTGGTGTTTGGTTTCGCGATGATCTGGTACATCTGGTGGCTGGCCGCGATCGGCTTTGTCGGCATGATCGTGACTTGTATCCGCCACAGCTTCAACGAAGACGTGGACTACTACGTGACCGTTGAAGAAATCAAAGCGATTGAAGCGGAACGTCAAGCCAAGCTGAAACAAGCGAAAGGGCAAGTGACGTCCGGCAATGAAGATAACGATGATGATCTGGAGGTGACCTATGCAAACTAA
- the cyoC gene encoding cytochrome o ubiquinol oxidase subunit III translates to MQTNAISHDHGHDHHDTAGNKLFGFWIYLMSDCILFASLFATYAVLVNGTAGGPSGKDIFELPFVFTETMMLLFSSITFGFGIIAMKRKDIAGLKRWMGITFLLGLGFIIMEVYEFHHLIAEGYGPDRSAFLSAFFALVGTHGLHVTFGLIWLAVCYWQLNTKGLNEMMETRFHCLSLFWHFLDIVWICVFTIVYLLGVMS, encoded by the coding sequence ATGCAAACTAATGCGATTTCGCATGATCATGGTCATGATCACCACGACACGGCAGGCAACAAGCTGTTTGGCTTCTGGATTTACCTGATGAGTGACTGCATCCTGTTTGCAAGCCTGTTTGCAACTTATGCAGTCCTGGTTAACGGCACGGCCGGTGGCCCAAGCGGGAAAGACATTTTCGAGCTGCCGTTCGTCTTCACGGAAACCATGATGCTGCTGTTCAGTAGTATCACCTTCGGCTTCGGTATCATTGCCATGAAGCGCAAAGATATCGCCGGTCTGAAACGATGGATGGGGATCACCTTCCTGCTGGGTCTGGGCTTTATCATCATGGAAGTGTACGAGTTCCATCACCTGATTGCCGAAGGATACGGCCCGGATCGCAGCGCGTTCCTGTCTGCCTTCTTTGCACTGGTCGGGACCCACGGCCTGCACGTGACCTTCGGTCTGATCTGGCTGGCCGTGTGCTACTGGCAGCTCAATACCAAGGGCCTGAACGAGATGATGGAAACCCGTTTCCATTGTCTGAGCCTGTTCTGGCACTTCCTGGATATCGTCTGGATCTGTGTTTTCACCATCGTTTATCTGCTGGGGGTCATGTCATGA
- the cyoD gene encoding cytochrome o ubiquinol oxidase subunit IV produces the protein MSQQHADSGVQDYVKGFIASLILTIIPFYFVATQSLPDTITYVLMFGCAIVQLLVHLVYFLHMEIRTEDGQWNMISLVFTALVVFIVIAGSIWIMWNLNVNMMM, from the coding sequence ATGAGCCAACAACACGCTGATTCTGGGGTGCAGGACTACGTCAAAGGCTTTATCGCCTCGCTGATCCTGACCATTATCCCGTTCTACTTCGTGGCGACGCAGAGCCTGCCGGATACCATCACTTACGTGCTGATGTTCGGTTGTGCCATTGTGCAGTTGCTGGTGCACCTGGTGTACTTCCTGCACATGGAGATCCGCACCGAAGACGGCCAGTGGAATATGATTTCCCTGGTGTTTACCGCGCTGGTGGTGTTTATCGTGATTGCCGGTTCCATCTGGATTATGTGGAACCTCAACGTCAACATGATGATGTAG
- the cyoE gene encoding heme o synthase, with translation MIKSYISITKPGIIIGNLISVAAGFFLAAKTEAADITLLAFTLLGVACVIASGCVVNNIFDRDIDSKMDRTRNRILVQDGLNIDHVFIYAVALLLVGTAVLYRIANPLSAVVVLLGYVFYVFFYTMWYKRTSVYGTLVGSVSGAVPPLVGYLAVTNYISLDAVLLFALFCLWQMPHSYAIAMFRMQDYRDAGIPVLPVVEGIEKARKHMQAYVVAFSAVALGLFLLGGGGYEYLAVASAVCLMWTRVTFRKVTDDNYVDWSKAVFKTSLLVVMGISTVLGVELIPLTI, from the coding sequence ATGATTAAGAGCTACATTTCCATTACCAAGCCGGGCATCATCATCGGCAACCTGATTTCTGTGGCGGCGGGGTTCTTCCTCGCTGCCAAAACAGAAGCGGCGGATATCACATTGCTGGCGTTCACCCTGTTGGGTGTGGCCTGTGTGATTGCCTCCGGCTGCGTGGTGAATAACATCTTTGATCGCGATATCGACAGCAAAATGGACCGGACCCGGAATCGGATCCTGGTCCAGGATGGGTTGAATATCGATCACGTGTTCATCTATGCAGTCGCGCTGCTGCTGGTGGGAACCGCGGTGCTGTATCGCATCGCCAACCCGCTTTCAGCGGTGGTGGTGTTGCTGGGTTACGTGTTTTACGTGTTCTTCTACACCATGTGGTACAAGCGTACCTCGGTCTACGGCACCCTGGTCGGCAGCGTCTCCGGCGCGGTACCGCCGCTGGTCGGTTACCTGGCGGTGACCAACTACATCAGCTTAGATGCCGTGTTGCTGTTTGCGCTATTCTGCCTGTGGCAGATGCCGCACTCCTATGCCATCGCCATGTTCCGCATGCAGGATTACCGCGACGCGGGCATTCCGGTATTGCCGGTGGTCGAAGGCATTGAGAAGGCGCGTAAGCACATGCAAGCCTACGTGGTGGCTTTCAGTGCAGTTGCGCTGGGCTTGTTCCTGCTGGGTGGCGGCGGCTATGAATACCTGGCGGTGGCCTCGGCGGTCTGCCTGATGTGGACCCGGGTGACCTTCCGAAAAGTGACCGACGACAACTATGTCGACTGGTCCAAAGCGGTGTTCAAAACCTCGCTGCTGGTGGTGATGGGAATTAGCACGGTGTTGGGCGTCGAGCTGATCCCGCTGACGATCTGA
- a CDS encoding DUF2513 domain-containing protein, with amino-acid sequence MKIDLDYFRKMLDVFLEAETAHVELYDFPQSGVEYVDAQTQELNEKFIFHFQLLTENKLISNRNMDSYNLSDLGIRFGASGDCILSIIPLRLTQAGHDFALTLHNKEVIEKLKSELKDMPFKVIFEGGQKLLQHYAKKKLNALLAE; translated from the coding sequence ATGAAAATCGACTTAGACTACTTTCGAAAAATGCTCGATGTGTTCTTGGAAGCTGAAACAGCTCATGTTGAATTGTATGATTTTCCTCAATCTGGTGTTGAGTACGTTGATGCCCAAACTCAAGAACTTAATGAAAAGTTCATTTTTCACTTTCAGTTGCTCACTGAAAATAAGTTAATCAGTAACAGAAACATGGACTCCTACAATCTTAGCGACCTTGGTATTAGGTTTGGGGCTAGTGGTGATTGTATTCTTAGTATTATTCCACTCAGACTAACCCAAGCCGGTCATGACTTCGCTTTAACACTTCACAACAAAGAAGTCATCGAAAAATTGAAATCTGAGCTCAAAGATATGCCTTTCAAAGTCATCTTTGAGGGTGGTCAAAAACTACTACAGCATTACGCTAAAAAGAAACTTAACGCTCTGTTAGCAGAGTAA
- the putP gene encoding sodium/proline symporter PutP, with translation MFYLHGSFLLYLLSMLLIGFYFYKRTSSTSDYILGSRNLPPSVAALSAGASDLSGWALMGLPGALYIGGLSNLWIVLFTLMGVYVNWKFIAPKLRVMTEQLGDAQTIPEYLQNRFQDKSNILRLTSSVVTLVFFTFYVAAGLSGGAVLFENTFGIDYHTALLVGGIVIVSYTFLGGYLAVCWTDFFQGLMMALSLLIVALAIVFITDGEPGSTTTAQLLNDINFADLRPDQGWFWGLISLSGWCIGYMGQPHVLVRFMSVRSVEDIKISRQIAVIWTSITMISAVLVGFLGRSYFATPLENGETIFIALSQAIFHPFVAGLIIAGVLASIMSTIDSQLLVCSSTLSEDFYRAYVRPRASDKEVLQIARLAVLAIALIGFFLAYQKADATLLSMVAYAWGGFGASFGPVILFSLFWKRMTRTAAISGLVVGSVVALIWNQNQGGIFDLFGVVPGFIAASLVIIAITRYQTTKTANTETAY, from the coding sequence ATGTTTTATCTACATGGATCATTCTTACTATATTTGCTCAGTATGTTGCTGATTGGTTTTTACTTCTACAAACGCACCAGCAGCACTTCAGACTATATTTTAGGATCGCGTAATCTGCCTCCGAGCGTCGCCGCCCTCAGTGCCGGCGCTTCAGATTTGAGCGGGTGGGCCCTGATGGGCCTTCCTGGCGCGCTGTATATCGGTGGCCTGAGCAATCTCTGGATCGTCCTATTCACCCTGATGGGCGTTTACGTCAACTGGAAATTCATTGCACCAAAACTGCGAGTAATGACTGAACAGCTCGGGGATGCGCAGACTATTCCTGAATATCTGCAAAACCGCTTTCAGGACAAGTCCAACATCCTGCGCCTCACCTCTTCCGTCGTGACGCTGGTGTTCTTTACTTTTTATGTTGCCGCCGGGTTGAGTGGCGGTGCCGTGCTGTTCGAAAACACCTTCGGTATCGACTACCACACCGCACTCTTGGTCGGTGGGATTGTGATTGTCTCCTATACCTTCCTCGGCGGGTATCTGGCGGTGTGCTGGACTGACTTCTTCCAGGGACTGATGATGGCGTTATCTCTGTTGATCGTGGCACTGGCGATTGTCTTCATCACCGACGGCGAGCCCGGTTCAACCACAACCGCGCAATTGCTGAACGACATCAACTTTGCGGATCTGCGTCCGGATCAAGGCTGGTTCTGGGGACTCATCTCTCTGAGTGGCTGGTGTATCGGCTATATGGGTCAACCTCATGTGCTGGTACGTTTCATGAGTGTCCGCAGCGTCGAAGATATTAAAATTTCGCGACAGATTGCGGTGATCTGGACCAGTATCACCATGATTTCAGCGGTCTTGGTCGGTTTTCTGGGTCGCAGCTACTTCGCAACCCCGCTTGAGAACGGTGAAACCATCTTTATTGCGCTGTCTCAGGCTATCTTCCACCCGTTTGTTGCCGGGCTGATCATCGCCGGGGTTCTGGCCTCCATTATGAGCACCATCGACTCCCAGCTTTTGGTTTGTTCTTCTACCCTGTCGGAAGACTTTTATCGCGCCTATGTCCGCCCGCGGGCATCCGATAAAGAAGTGTTGCAGATTGCTCGGCTGGCCGTGCTGGCCATCGCACTGATTGGCTTCTTCCTGGCTTACCAGAAAGCCGATGCCACGCTGCTGAGTATGGTCGCTTACGCCTGGGGTGGATTCGGGGCTTCTTTCGGCCCGGTGATCCTGTTTAGCCTGTTCTGGAAACGCATGACGCGAACCGCCGCCATCAGCGGACTGGTCGTCGGCTCCGTGGTGGCCCTGATTTGGAACCAGAACCAGGGCGGCATTTTCGACCTGTTCGGTGTGGTACCCGGCTTTATCGCAGCCAGCCTGGTGATAATTGCCATCACCCGCTATCAGACCACGAAAACAGCAAACACTGAGACAGCCTACTAA
- a CDS encoding ectoine synthase — protein sequence MFIRSLNDVEGSEHFVHWGNGTSHRLLTLQDQMGFTVCHTVVTRGTESLLEYKNHLEACYCIGGEGEVENMAGERFRIVPGTIYVLDEHDKHYLRASEDKDLILVSVFNPPLQGTETHSLDGDDSSAY from the coding sequence ATGTTTATCAGATCGTTGAATGATGTCGAAGGCTCTGAGCACTTTGTTCACTGGGGCAACGGAACCAGCCACCGTCTCCTGACTCTGCAAGACCAGATGGGCTTTACCGTCTGCCATACCGTGGTCACCCGTGGCACCGAGTCCCTGCTGGAATACAAAAACCACCTGGAAGCCTGCTACTGCATCGGTGGTGAAGGTGAAGTGGAAAACATGGCCGGCGAGCGGTTCCGGATTGTCCCGGGCACGATTTATGTCCTCGATGAACACGACAAGCACTATCTGCGTGCCAGCGAAGACAAAGATCTAATCCTGGTCAGCGTGTTCAACCCACCGTTGCAGGGAACGGAAACCCACAGTTTAGACGGCGACGACTCGTCCGCCTATTAA
- a CDS encoding LysR substrate-binding domain-containing protein, with amino-acid sequence MKMPLKSIYYFESVARLGSYSAAAKEMFVTHAAVIGQVKTLEQWMGKKLVYRQQNRVMLTEAGAAFAAQLTEPFAQLRDAVQTHRKEGHNKLVIGCLPSLATCFLLPHIHDFKTRYPDIELTLQYQLAAAENTADFVLGFTDEPLTETMQELFNGATVPVCGREYAAKIEEFSANHLNQYDLLHDEDRRAWQRWYERYADAQTPEISHPPVSRGTVFSDFNMMRIAAINNNGIALCPKALIATELGSGELVQLSPLAGNRNRRYYLRANGVSGDSQRAFSDWVMALAQSKIA; translated from the coding sequence ATGAAAATGCCCCTGAAATCAATTTATTACTTTGAATCGGTGGCGCGCCTGGGCAGTTATTCTGCGGCGGCGAAAGAGATGTTTGTGACCCATGCTGCGGTGATCGGTCAGGTAAAGACGCTGGAGCAGTGGATGGGGAAGAAACTGGTCTACCGGCAACAAAACCGGGTGATGCTGACCGAGGCAGGCGCCGCCTTTGCAGCGCAATTGACCGAGCCGTTTGCCCAGCTGCGCGATGCCGTTCAGACGCATCGCAAAGAAGGACACAACAAGTTGGTGATTGGTTGCCTGCCGTCGCTGGCGACCTGTTTTTTATTACCGCACATCCATGATTTTAAAACTCGTTATCCGGACATTGAGTTGACGTTGCAGTATCAGCTCGCCGCGGCGGAAAACACTGCGGATTTTGTGCTGGGTTTTACCGATGAACCATTAACCGAGACCATGCAGGAGCTGTTCAATGGGGCAACCGTGCCGGTCTGTGGTCGTGAATATGCCGCTAAAATTGAAGAATTTTCGGCAAATCACCTCAATCAATATGATTTGTTACATGACGAGGATCGTCGGGCCTGGCAGCGCTGGTACGAGCGTTACGCTGATGCCCAGACGCCAGAGATTTCCCATCCGCCAGTGAGTCGGGGCACGGTGTTCAGCGACTTTAATATGATGCGCATTGCAGCAATCAATAATAACGGGATTGCGCTGTGTCCGAAGGCATTGATTGCTACCGAGCTGGGATCCGGCGAACTGGTGCAACTCTCGCCGTTGGCCGGGAACCGGAATCGGCGATACTACCTGCGGGCAAACGGCGTTTCCGGCGACAGCCAACGGGCATTTTCTGACTGGGTGATGGCGTTAGCGCAATCAAAGATCGCATAA